A single genomic interval of Rosistilla ulvae harbors:
- a CDS encoding ABC transporter permease, with protein MRFGSLIFRNVLRRKLRSSLTIFAVAIAVGSVVSLVGIANGFKETFMEFYQGVDIDMVVVRSGSQRRLTSTLDESLSQRIAALQGVKEAVGGLADVVSFPDVNLYVVPVSGLPTDTTVFDHFHVLDGQRIENGEKPQVMLGTTLADTLEKKVGESLEVVEEEPFEIVAIFESDNVLENGSMIISLPQLQRIMGREGQISGVSIVLEDGVTDQQKESITEAIHKMDTGLSVRTTRDHVESLSEIQVAVAMAWLTSTVAILIGSLGTLNTMFMSIQERTPEIGILKAIGWERHRIISMILGESILLSLMGGVVGTIAATLLVKLLTQMPAVNGLIQGKISPAILMQAFAVAAVVGLLGGLLPAISASRLAPTVALRQ; from the coding sequence ATGCGATTTGGTTCTTTGATCTTCAGGAATGTCTTGCGGCGGAAATTGCGTAGCAGTCTGACGATCTTTGCGGTCGCCATCGCCGTCGGTTCGGTCGTCTCGTTGGTTGGTATCGCCAACGGATTCAAAGAGACGTTCATGGAGTTTTATCAGGGCGTCGATATCGATATGGTCGTCGTCCGCAGCGGCAGCCAACGACGCTTAACAAGCACCTTGGATGAATCGCTTTCACAGCGGATCGCCGCCTTGCAAGGCGTCAAAGAAGCTGTCGGCGGACTGGCCGACGTCGTCTCGTTCCCCGATGTGAATCTTTACGTCGTCCCTGTCTCGGGGCTGCCGACCGATACAACGGTCTTCGATCATTTCCACGTGCTCGATGGCCAGCGGATCGAAAACGGCGAAAAGCCGCAGGTCATGTTAGGGACCACGCTGGCAGATACGCTTGAGAAAAAGGTCGGCGAGTCGCTCGAGGTGGTCGAGGAGGAACCGTTTGAGATTGTTGCGATCTTTGAATCGGACAACGTCCTGGAGAACGGTTCGATGATCATTTCGCTGCCTCAATTGCAGCGAATTATGGGGCGCGAGGGCCAGATCTCTGGGGTCAGCATCGTGCTGGAGGATGGCGTGACCGATCAGCAGAAGGAATCGATCACCGAAGCGATTCACAAGATGGATACGGGGCTCAGTGTTCGCACGACGCGCGATCATGTCGAGAGTCTCTCGGAGATCCAAGTCGCTGTGGCGATGGCCTGGCTGACGTCGACCGTGGCGATCTTGATCGGATCGCTGGGGACGCTGAACACGATGTTCATGTCAATCCAAGAAAGGACGCCCGAGATCGGGATCTTAAAAGCTATCGGTTGGGAACGGCACCGAATCATTTCGATGATCCTAGGCGAATCGATCCTGTTGAGTTTGATGGGCGGTGTGGTCGGCACGATCGCAGCGACGCTGTTGGTCAAACTGCTGACTCAAATGCCAGCGGTCAACGGTTTGATCCAAGGGAAGATCAGCCCGGCGATCCTGATGCAGGCGTTTGCCGTTGCCGCCGTCGTCGGTTTGTTGGGGGGGCTGTTGCCCGCGATCAGCGCTTCGCGTTTGGCGCCGACGGTCGCACTTCGGCAGTAA
- a CDS encoding DUF4912 domain-containing protein, giving the protein MNRCSDQHGALKLITTADLKSQTRSDLANMARELGVQGWHGMRKDQLIEELRKVRRRTQQKAARDKAKGKSDTKVASKQTSAKKSATSKTASTSKRRQQKSAPTPAAPRVTRVGRMIQKHRAELEKRKDLSATMLVKGSNAKSSNGQPATDTKDRVALLVRDSFWLQATWDVQRSSVERARAALAEQWHAAIPVLRLIRVADTSKTNASEQTDRDIPVHGGVNNWYIDILDPPSRYQVLLGYLVESTDRFFALCKSNIVEPPEPGVSDPIDAHWQDIAEDYERIYSLSGGKEDGENSELKELFEDRLRRRIRVSNSGGLTNGADLSLRRERRFPFKVDAELIVFGSTSPGSSVTIAGEPVRLQPDGTFTVRMELPDRRQVLPVVASSPDGMQQRTTVVAVERNTKVMEPISRDSECED; this is encoded by the coding sequence ATGAACCGTTGCAGCGACCAACACGGAGCTCTTAAATTGATCACAACCGCCGATTTGAAATCCCAGACGCGTTCAGACCTGGCAAATATGGCTCGTGAATTAGGAGTTCAGGGTTGGCATGGGATGCGTAAAGACCAACTGATCGAAGAACTGCGCAAGGTCCGTCGCCGCACCCAACAAAAGGCTGCGCGGGACAAAGCGAAAGGGAAGAGCGACACCAAGGTTGCTAGCAAACAAACCTCTGCCAAGAAGTCGGCGACTTCCAAAACTGCTAGCACCAGCAAGCGGCGTCAGCAGAAGTCGGCACCGACACCCGCGGCCCCTCGCGTGACCCGCGTCGGCCGCATGATCCAGAAACACCGCGCCGAACTCGAGAAACGCAAAGACCTCTCGGCGACCATGCTGGTCAAAGGCTCCAACGCCAAGAGCAGCAACGGGCAACCAGCAACCGACACCAAAGATCGCGTGGCCCTTTTGGTCCGCGATTCCTTCTGGCTGCAAGCGACTTGGGATGTCCAGCGCTCGAGCGTCGAACGAGCCCGCGCGGCGCTCGCCGAACAATGGCATGCGGCGATCCCCGTCCTGCGTTTGATTCGCGTTGCCGATACGTCCAAGACAAACGCTTCGGAACAAACCGATCGCGACATCCCTGTCCACGGCGGCGTTAACAACTGGTACATCGATATCCTCGATCCACCGAGCCGCTATCAAGTCTTGTTGGGCTACCTGGTCGAATCGACCGACCGCTTCTTCGCGCTCTGCAAGAGCAACATTGTCGAGCCGCCCGAACCGGGCGTTAGCGACCCAATCGATGCGCATTGGCAAGACATTGCCGAAGATTACGAGCGGATCTATTCGCTCAGCGGCGGCAAAGAAGACGGCGAGAACTCGGAGCTCAAAGAGCTCTTCGAAGATCGGCTGCGTCGCCGAATCCGCGTCTCCAACAGCGGAGGACTGACCAACGGGGCTGACCTTTCGCTCCGCCGTGAGCGTCGGTTCCCCTTTAAAGTCGACGCCGAACTGATTGTTTTTGGATCGACCTCTCCCGGCTCTTCGGTCACGATCGCTGGCGAACCCGTTCGCCTGCAACCCGACGGAACCTTTACCGTCCGAATGGAACTTCCCGATCGCCGGCAAGTCCTCCCTGTCGTTGCCAGTTCGCCTGACGGAATGCAACAACGGACAACCGTTGTCGCCGTCGAACGCAACACCAAGGTGATGGAACCGATCTCGCGCGATTCCGAATGCGAAGACTGA
- the atpE gene encoding ATP synthase F0 subunit C — MLDFMMLLAQSSELGKMGAGLGMGLVILGASLGIGRIGGNAVDAIARQPEAGGRIGTNMLIACALIEGVTVIALILEYILN; from the coding sequence ATGTTGGACTTCATGATGTTGCTGGCACAATCGTCAGAATTGGGCAAGATGGGCGCTGGATTGGGCATGGGCCTTGTGATCCTGGGCGCTAGCCTTGGCATCGGACGCATCGGCGGCAACGCTGTCGACGCGATCGCACGTCAACCCGAAGCGGGCGGACGGATCGGTACAAACATGCTGATCGCTTGTGCTCTGATCGAAGGTGTGACCGTGATCGCGTTGATTCTTGAGTACATTCTCAATTAG
- a CDS encoding AtpZ/AtpI family protein has product MQTLAGSDDDKPSYLRFAGAGLELAGAMFVPATIGYLIDSHFMWQTPWGFLIGGILGFSAGMYNFIRLANKLNQ; this is encoded by the coding sequence GTGCAAACATTGGCAGGCTCCGACGATGACAAGCCGAGCTACTTGAGATTTGCAGGAGCGGGGCTCGAATTGGCCGGTGCGATGTTCGTTCCAGCGACAATTGGTTACCTCATTGATAGCCATTTTATGTGGCAAACTCCTTGGGGTTTTTTGATAGGGGGCATTCTCGGGTTTTCCGCGGGGATGTACAACTTCATCCGATTGGCGAACAAGCTGAATCAATAG
- a CDS encoding ABC transporter ATP-binding protein, which produces MNQQAASDGGILIRAEDVTKNYPDGDVPALRGVSLDIRRGEYVVIMGPSGSGKSTLLNLLGALDTPTTGEIYFDGQPITSIHPLHKLRSDKIGFVFQSFHLIPTLTAVENVQIPMFVKGWSPSHRASLATELLESVGMSHRLNHFPQKLSVGERQRVALARALANDPVALLGDEPTGNLDSKTGNDVLDLFDRLHQQQNKTLVIITHSPEVAERADRVVHIRDGLIEREDAR; this is translated from the coding sequence ATGAACCAGCAAGCAGCATCCGACGGCGGGATTCTGATCCGAGCCGAAGACGTTACGAAGAACTATCCCGATGGCGACGTCCCGGCGCTGCGGGGCGTTTCGTTGGATATCCGTCGCGGCGAATATGTCGTGATCATGGGGCCCAGTGGCAGCGGCAAGAGCACGCTGTTGAACTTGTTAGGTGCGTTGGATACGCCGACGACCGGCGAGATCTACTTCGATGGCCAGCCGATCACTTCGATCCATCCGTTGCACAAATTGCGATCCGACAAGATCGGGTTTGTCTTTCAATCGTTCCATCTGATTCCGACGCTGACCGCGGTGGAAAACGTGCAGATTCCGATGTTCGTCAAAGGTTGGTCGCCCAGTCATCGGGCGTCGCTGGCGACCGAGCTGTTGGAATCCGTTGGCATGTCGCATCGGCTGAACCATTTTCCTCAGAAGCTCTCCGTTGGCGAGCGGCAGCGCGTCGCTCTGGCTCGCGCGCTGGCAAACGATCCGGTGGCGCTGTTGGGGGATGAACCGACGGGGAATCTCGATTCGAAGACGGGGAACGACGTCTTGGATCTGTTCGATCGCTTGCATCAGCAGCAGAACAAGACGCTGGTGATCATCACGCACAGTCCCGAGGTGGCCGAGCGAGCCGATCGCGTGGTTCATATCCGCGATGGATTGATAGAACGCGAAGATGCTCGCTAG
- a CDS encoding NAD-dependent epimerase/dehydratase family protein — MTLALVTGAGGFVGRNLVAALRATGREVVAMVHSPRSQSDLQDADVQVLVSDILDTDSYAAVAQRADEVYHLASVVAPRDASRAYRVNVGGTRKLAESIAAAESPGRLIYVSSLSASGPCQNDQPRRETDADDPVSIYGKSKLAAEAELLKLADRLPISIVRPPGIFGPWDRNLLAMYESIRWGINAIGISRDYRYSFVHVDDLVEGLVRVSEQGKRVRSAEDRDRDGFYFISDPDPVSFENLGNLIADSLERRKPFHFTVPSTICSGVAFCSDVASRVTGKRVYLNIDKMREARAGSWFCDVSRAENELDFRVAFDLSQRIAQTRQWYAEQGWL; from the coding sequence ATGACCCTTGCTTTGGTTACGGGAGCCGGTGGTTTTGTGGGACGCAATCTTGTTGCGGCCCTGCGAGCCACGGGACGCGAGGTGGTTGCGATGGTCCATTCGCCGCGCAGCCAAAGCGATCTGCAGGATGCGGACGTCCAGGTATTGGTCTCCGATATATTGGATACCGACAGCTACGCCGCGGTTGCGCAGCGGGCCGACGAGGTCTATCACTTGGCTTCGGTGGTGGCACCACGGGACGCGTCGCGAGCCTACCGGGTGAACGTAGGCGGCACGCGAAAACTCGCCGAGTCGATTGCCGCGGCGGAATCGCCGGGGCGGCTAATCTATGTCTCGTCGCTGTCGGCGTCGGGGCCGTGTCAAAACGATCAACCGCGACGCGAGACCGATGCGGACGATCCGGTTTCGATCTACGGCAAGAGCAAGTTGGCGGCGGAAGCGGAGTTGTTGAAGTTGGCCGATCGGTTGCCGATCTCCATCGTTCGCCCGCCAGGAATCTTCGGTCCCTGGGATCGGAACCTACTGGCGATGTACGAATCGATTCGTTGGGGGATCAACGCGATTGGGATCTCCCGCGACTATCGGTATTCGTTCGTGCATGTCGACGATCTTGTCGAGGGATTGGTGCGAGTTAGCGAACAGGGAAAGCGGGTGAGATCCGCAGAGGATCGCGATCGCGACGGGTTCTATTTCATCTCGGATCCCGATCCGGTTTCGTTCGAGAATTTAGGCAATCTGATTGCGGATTCGTTGGAGCGGCGCAAACCTTTTCATTTTACGGTGCCTAGCACGATCTGTTCGGGTGTGGCATTCTGTTCCGATGTGGCAAGCCGCGTGACGGGCAAACGGGTCTATTTGAACATCGACAAGATGCGAGAAGCACGGGCCGGTTCCTGGTTTTGTGATGTCAGCCGAGCTGAGAACGAACTCGACTTTCGCGTCGCGTTCGATCTGTCGCAACGGATCGCTCAGACTCGCCAGTGGTATGCCGAACAGGGGTGGCTGTAG
- the atpF gene encoding F0F1 ATP synthase subunit B produces MKLIRSSCLTALWLTLAMAIVAPAACQAADDHAAKAEAASDHETDGHEQGHAETPFLLKADPGAALWNLAIFAVVFLVLAKFIWPPILEGLQAREAKIHDDLTDAERARSTANAMLSEYQTKLDDAQTQVQSMLAEARRDAEQSKQGIIDEAKAEADRQRDRAVAEIQSAKTVAIGELASHSSAIALQLARQVVGRELNESDHADLIRKSLDNMPSQN; encoded by the coding sequence ATGAAGTTAATTCGCTCGAGTTGCCTGACGGCACTATGGCTAACGTTGGCGATGGCAATCGTCGCGCCCGCTGCCTGCCAGGCGGCGGACGACCATGCGGCAAAGGCTGAAGCAGCGTCGGATCACGAAACGGACGGTCACGAACAAGGACACGCGGAAACGCCGTTTTTGTTGAAAGCCGATCCGGGTGCCGCGCTCTGGAACTTGGCGATCTTTGCTGTTGTGTTTTTGGTGTTGGCGAAGTTTATCTGGCCTCCGATTCTCGAAGGTCTGCAAGCTCGCGAAGCCAAGATTCACGACGACCTGACCGACGCCGAACGCGCTCGTTCGACCGCCAATGCGATGTTGTCCGAATATCAAACGAAATTGGACGACGCGCAGACTCAGGTGCAATCGATGTTGGCCGAAGCACGTCGCGATGCGGAGCAATCCAAGCAAGGCATCATCGACGAAGCGAAAGCCGAAGCGGATCGCCAACGCGATCGTGCGGTTGCTGAAATTCAATCCGCCAAGACCGTCGCGATCGGCGAATTGGCAAGTCACTCGTCGGCGATTGCTCTGCAGTTGGCCCGCCAAGTGGTTGGACGTGAGTTGAACGAAAGCGATCATGCCGATTTGATTCGCAAGTCGCTGGACAATATGCCCAGCCAAAACTGA
- the atpB gene encoding F0F1 ATP synthase subunit A — protein sequence MLNISMLAAGHGPVDHVVPHTLHSEPLFTWQVGGPDYDNRWLNIQNGVYEFYITNHMVMTLVAAVLVILVFAWVSRRVRPVGPGLTKYQTRGRGAQLFELLCTFIRDEVARPNLKGLTDKYIYYVWTIFFFILFANILGLIPFGPILRLLTNDPGWEHWGGTATSNLGLNLVLAMASFIAIIVIGIREQGVVHFLAHFNPVGWDWKSPMIGMGLMMFVLEWMGLMIKCTVLAMRLFGTMMAGHLVIAAFIALIFDAAANGAVMGYGVGLAVLFGGVVLTLLELFICALQAFIFTFLTVLFISAGAVGEHDEEHEENPLSDESQMDVDKMIRPQDLRPVTA from the coding sequence ATGCTAAATATTTCAATGCTCGCAGCGGGGCACGGCCCTGTTGATCATGTCGTCCCTCACACGCTGCACTCCGAGCCGCTGTTTACGTGGCAGGTTGGTGGGCCCGATTACGACAATCGCTGGTTGAATATCCAGAACGGCGTCTACGAGTTCTACATCACCAATCATATGGTGATGACGCTCGTCGCGGCTGTGCTGGTGATCTTGGTGTTCGCATGGGTGTCGCGACGCGTTCGCCCCGTCGGACCAGGATTGACGAAATATCAGACCCGCGGTCGCGGTGCTCAGCTGTTTGAATTGCTGTGCACGTTCATCCGCGATGAGGTCGCCCGTCCCAACCTGAAGGGACTGACCGACAAATACATCTACTATGTCTGGACGATCTTCTTCTTCATTCTGTTTGCCAACATCCTTGGGCTGATCCCGTTTGGGCCGATCCTGCGATTGTTGACCAATGATCCCGGATGGGAACATTGGGGCGGCACGGCGACCAGTAACTTGGGGTTGAACCTGGTGCTCGCGATGGCATCGTTTATCGCGATCATCGTGATCGGTATCCGCGAGCAGGGCGTCGTCCACTTTCTGGCTCACTTCAACCCCGTCGGTTGGGACTGGAAGAGTCCGATGATCGGCATGGGCTTGATGATGTTCGTGCTCGAATGGATGGGGCTGATGATCAAGTGCACCGTCCTTGCCATGCGTCTTTTCGGGACGATGATGGCAGGTCACTTGGTGATCGCCGCGTTTATTGCTTTGATCTTTGACGCCGCTGCAAACGGAGCGGTGATGGGATATGGCGTTGGCTTGGCCGTCTTGTTTGGCGGTGTGGTGCTGACGTTGCTGGAATTGTTCATCTGTGCGTTGCAGGCGTTTATCTTCACGTTCTTGACCGTCTTGTTCATCTCCGCTGGTGCGGTCGGCGAACACGACGAGGAGCACGAAGAGAATCCGCTGAGCGACGAATCGCAGATGGATGTAGATAAGATGATTCGACCTCAAGACCTTCGGCCAGTGACGGCTTAG